The Fructilactobacillus myrtifloralis genome contains a region encoding:
- the gndA gene encoding NADP-dependent phosphogluconate dehydrogenase: protein MADKKANIGVVGMAVMGKNLALNIESRGYTVAIYNRSAAKTEKVMADHGDKNLIPSYDIKDFVNSIEAPRTILLMVKAGAPTDAVINEILPLLDKGDTLIDGGNTNFHDTIARNKELAKSGINFIGMGVSGGELGALEGPSLMPGGQKEAYDRVAPILEKIAAKAKDGKPCVAYIGPDGAGHYVKMVHNGIEYGDEELIDESFNILRNAAGYSVDDLAKIFADWNKGELNSYLIEITADILTRKDDLGADKSKPIVDMILDRGANKGTGKWSSEDALDEGAPQSVITESVYARFVSMLKDERMAAAKVLHGPANKPSYNGSDIVEDMRQALYFGKIMSYAQGFEQMRMASNSHNWNLKYGELAQIWREGCIIRAQFLDEITKAFEKTPDLNNLLMDPFFGDIANKYQDAARRILAFATEYGIPVPSLAGAVSYFDSYRAEILPANLLQAQRDYFGAHTYERVDRPGSFHYPWYKEQ, encoded by the coding sequence ATGGCTGACAAGAAAGCAAACATCGGAGTTGTTGGAATGGCCGTTATGGGTAAGAACCTTGCCCTTAACATCGAAAGCCGCGGTTACACGGTTGCCATCTACAACCGTTCTGCTGCGAAAACAGAAAAAGTAATGGCAGATCACGGTGACAAGAACTTGATTCCTTCATACGACATCAAGGACTTCGTGAACTCCATTGAAGCTCCACGGACGATTTTATTAATGGTGAAGGCTGGTGCCCCAACCGACGCCGTAATTAACGAAATTCTCCCACTCCTTGATAAAGGTGACACGTTGATCGATGGTGGTAACACGAACTTCCACGACACGATTGCCCGGAACAAGGAATTAGCTAAATCCGGAATTAACTTCATCGGAATGGGAGTTTCTGGTGGTGAACTAGGTGCCCTTGAAGGTCCTTCATTGATGCCTGGTGGCCAAAAAGAAGCTTACGACCGGGTTGCTCCAATCTTGGAAAAGATTGCTGCAAAGGCTAAAGATGGCAAGCCATGTGTTGCTTACATCGGCCCTGATGGTGCTGGTCACTACGTTAAGATGGTCCACAACGGGATTGAATACGGTGACGAAGAGTTAATTGACGAATCATTTAATATCTTACGGAACGCCGCTGGCTACTCCGTTGATGACCTTGCTAAGATTTTCGCCGACTGGAACAAGGGTGAATTGAACAGTTACCTAATCGAAATTACGGCTGACATTTTAACTCGTAAAGATGACTTAGGCGCTGACAAGAGCAAGCCAATCGTTGACATGATTCTAGACCGGGGTGCTAACAAAGGAACTGGTAAGTGGTCTTCAGAAGATGCCTTGGATGAAGGTGCTCCACAATCCGTTATTACTGAATCAGTTTACGCTCGGTTCGTTTCGATGTTGAAAGACGAACGGATGGCCGCTGCCAAAGTATTACACGGACCAGCTAACAAACCATCTTACAACGGTAGTGACATCGTTGAAGACATGCGTCAAGCCCTCTACTTCGGTAAGATCATGAGTTATGCGCAAGGATTTGAACAAATGCGGATGGCTTCTAACAGTCACAACTGGAACTTAAAGTACGGCGAATTAGCCCAAATTTGGCGTGAAGGTTGTATCATCCGGGCTCAATTCTTAGACGAAATTACGAAAGCCTTTGAAAAGACCCCTGACTTGAACAACTTATTAATGGATCCATTCTTTGGTGACATCGCCAACAAGTACCAAGATGCAGCTCGTCGAATTCTGGCATTCGCAACTGAATACGGAATTCCAGTTCCATCATTGGCCGGCGCTGTTTCCTACTTCGATTCTTACCGGGCTGAAATCCTTCCTGCTAACCTGTTACAAGCTCAACGTGACTACTTCGGTGCTCACACTTACGAACGGGTTGACCGTCCAGGAAGCTTCCACTACCCATGGTACAAAGAACAATAA
- the zwf gene encoding glucose-6-phosphate dehydrogenase has protein sequence MATGTPTRALFMLFGGTGDLALRKLYPAIFNLYKKGSLSNDHFALIGLSRKELTDDEFRAKIIDSVSSEADQPEQAQAFASHFYWKSHDVTNNDHYSELSDLADQLEAKYATEGNRVFYVSMAPRFFGIVAQSLHDQGVLSTNGGFNRLVIEKPFGRDYASAKELNDALTSAFNENQIYRIDHYLGKETTQAIPVLRFGNPMLEAVWNHEYIKDVQVTLAEKLGVEDRAGYYDTAGALRDMIQNHTLQIVSYLAMDQPNSFVDTEIRREKVKALESMEIYDAEGVKQNFVRGQYGAGPDSVPYREEPGVPSDSNNDTYAAGKIVFNNHRWGDTPFYIRSGKKLADKQGRIDIEFKKPLVDIFAKGTKQPAELQGNVLSFYIDPKIGVTLSVNTKDSEQGLHTETIDLNYLQGADRAAQVPLPYERLFHDILTGDGTYFASWPEVAAAWKFVDPVQKLWDQEPGDFPNYESGSMGPKAADDLLARDDNQWYWPHNVH, from the coding sequence ATGGCAACTGGAACACCAACTCGAGCATTATTCATGCTGTTCGGTGGGACTGGTGACCTAGCATTGCGGAAGTTGTACCCTGCCATTTTTAACCTTTACAAAAAGGGCAGTTTAAGTAACGACCACTTCGCTTTGATAGGTCTCTCCCGAAAAGAACTAACCGATGATGAATTTCGTGCTAAGATTATCGACTCAGTTTCAAGTGAAGCTGACCAACCGGAACAAGCACAAGCATTTGCCAGTCACTTTTACTGGAAATCTCATGACGTAACTAACAACGATCACTATTCCGAATTAAGCGATTTAGCTGACCAATTAGAGGCAAAATACGCTACTGAAGGAAACCGGGTTTTCTACGTATCAATGGCTCCCCGGTTCTTCGGAATCGTTGCCCAGAGCTTACATGACCAAGGGGTTCTCTCAACTAACGGAGGCTTCAACCGCTTAGTCATTGAAAAACCATTTGGTCGGGACTACGCCTCCGCCAAAGAACTGAATGATGCCCTCACCAGTGCCTTTAACGAAAATCAAATTTACCGGATTGACCACTACCTCGGGAAGGAAACGACCCAAGCCATTCCCGTTCTCCGGTTTGGGAATCCCATGTTAGAAGCCGTTTGGAATCACGAATACATTAAGGACGTGCAAGTAACCCTTGCCGAAAAGCTTGGTGTGGAAGATCGGGCCGGCTATTATGACACAGCTGGTGCCCTGCGGGACATGATTCAAAACCATACCCTCCAAATCGTTAGTTATCTAGCGATGGATCAACCAAACTCCTTTGTGGACACGGAAATTCGGCGGGAAAAGGTCAAGGCCTTAGAAAGCATGGAAATCTACGATGCCGAAGGTGTTAAGCAAAACTTTGTCCGCGGTCAATATGGCGCTGGTCCAGACTCCGTTCCCTATCGTGAAGAACCAGGGGTTCCCAGTGACTCTAACAACGACACTTACGCAGCTGGTAAGATTGTTTTCAACAACCACCGCTGGGGCGACACACCGTTCTACATTCGTTCCGGAAAGAAGTTAGCTGACAAGCAAGGCCGGATTGACATCGAGTTTAAAAAGCCGCTGGTTGACATCTTTGCCAAAGGAACTAAGCAGCCAGCAGAGTTACAAGGCAACGTGTTGTCCTTCTACATCGATCCTAAAATCGGCGTAACGCTGAGTGTTAACACCAAGGATTCTGAACAGGGGCTCCACACGGAAACCATTGACCTTAATTACCTGCAAGGTGCCGACCGGGCTGCTCAAGTCCCACTTCCATACGAACGCCTCTTCCATGATATTTTAACTGGCGACGGAACGTACTTCGCTAGTTGGCCGGAAGTGGCTGCTGCTTGGAAGTTTGTGGATCCCGTGCAAAAACTCTGGGATCAAGAACCCGGTGACTTTCCAAACTATGAGTCGGGATCAATGGGACCAAAGGCCGCTGATGACCTCCTCGCTCGCGACGATAACCAGTGGTATTGGCCTCACAACGTTCACTAA